In a genomic window of Pseudomonadota bacterium:
- a CDS encoding heavy-metal-associated domain-containing protein: MRKMKGVVDVRVHFAEKEVEVDFQPDETTAQAIADALPTVTHDRYHATVKSAE; this comes from the coding sequence TTGAGGAAGATGAAGGGCGTGGTGGATGTCAGAGTCCACTTCGCCGAAAAAGAAGTCGAAGTCGACTTCCAACCCGACGAGACCACCGCCCAGGCGATTGCCGACGCACTCCCGACGGTCACCCACGACCGCTACCACGCCACGGTGAAGAGCGCCGAGTAG
- a CDS encoding DUF4239 domain-containing protein, producing the protein MLNTFTFSLLSLLLFLGMLGCLDVGRRVGQRWRVKEGENATSGTSNVEGAVLALLGLLLAFAFSGAATRFDARRALIVEEANDIGTAWLRIDTVDAEYQPELRRLFRQHVDLRLEAYKHVGDEVSTQAALDASSAVQRQIWDRAIDAVSRSKRMSGPSTALLLPALNAMFDITNTRTSAASMHPPTVVFVMLYAVALASSLLAGFAMSASQRFHWMHALCYTLALATVFYVVIDMEYPRLGQLRVDDFDRFIVEVRR; encoded by the coding sequence ATGCTCAACACGTTCACGTTCAGCCTGCTGTCGCTGCTGCTGTTCCTGGGCATGCTCGGCTGCCTCGACGTCGGTCGGCGGGTGGGGCAGCGCTGGCGCGTCAAAGAGGGCGAGAACGCCACCAGCGGCACCTCGAACGTGGAGGGGGCGGTGCTCGCCCTGCTCGGCCTGCTGCTTGCGTTCGCCTTTTCTGGCGCCGCGACGCGCTTCGATGCTCGCCGCGCCCTCATCGTCGAGGAGGCGAATGACATCGGCACGGCGTGGCTTCGCATCGACACGGTTGATGCCGAGTACCAGCCGGAGCTGCGTCGTCTGTTCCGCCAGCACGTCGATCTGCGCCTCGAGGCCTACAAGCACGTGGGTGACGAGGTCTCGACGCAGGCGGCCCTCGATGCCTCGAGCGCAGTGCAGCGCCAGATCTGGGACCGCGCCATCGACGCGGTGTCGCGGTCGAAGCGCATGTCTGGCCCATCGACCGCGTTGCTGCTCCCCGCGCTCAATGCCATGTTCGACATCACCAATACACGCACCAGTGCGGCCTCCATGCATCCGCCGACGGTGGTGTTCGTGATGCTCTACGCCGTTGCCCTGGCCAGCTCTCTGCTCGCGGGGTTCGCCATGTCGGCGAGTCAGCGCTTCCACTGGATGCACGCGCTGTGCTACACCTTGGCTCTGGCGACCGTGTTCTATGTCGTCATCGACATGGAGTACCCGCGCCTCGGTCAGCTGCGGGTCGACGACTTCGACCGCTTCATCGTCGAGGTGCGCCGC
- a CDS encoding rhomboid family intramembrane serine protease — protein sequence MGAGLHGQAHPGRHLSASPRRGEDVQGRRQGLDRVGGRVQTRNGEGRAERRRWILGSVRWAEQGREQVVGRGHHADRMMEPGTHEAPSPPEDGPIPWGCWAIFVTCAAMFAWETAAGGSQKIDVLMRFGANIGSYTLQGEWWRLWGSTFLHIGLLHLAVNMYSLRVVGPTLEEALGTPAFLAVYAVAGLTGSLASAWFHQQSPVISAGASGALFGLFGAVAWLVYARRNRIAPEDRARVIRSMLAPIVINLVIGAGAGFDNAAHVGGLVGGTLVAMLLIAPAVHPLLGNELVSTILLTIGAMPFANEAWVAYRAWKMYSFMQ from the coding sequence ATGGGTGCTGGGCTTCATGGGCAAGCCCACCCAGGTCGCCACCTCAGCGCTTCGCCCCGTCGCGGCGAAGATGTTCAAGGCCGGCGACAAGGTCTGGATCGAGTGGGTGGGCGGGTACAAACCCGGAACGGTGAAGGCCGTGCTGAGCGGCGGCGCTGGATACTCGGTTCAGTACGATGGGCAGAGCAAGGCCGAGAGCAAGTCGTGGGCCGAGGTCACCACGCCGATCGAATGATGGAGCCAGGCACGCACGAAGCGCCGTCACCGCCCGAGGACGGCCCCATCCCGTGGGGATGCTGGGCCATCTTCGTCACGTGCGCGGCCATGTTCGCCTGGGAGACGGCGGCCGGGGGCTCACAGAAGATCGACGTGCTGATGCGCTTCGGCGCGAACATCGGAAGCTACACCCTGCAGGGAGAGTGGTGGCGGCTGTGGGGAAGCACCTTCCTGCACATCGGGCTGCTGCACCTGGCGGTGAACATGTACTCGCTTCGCGTGGTCGGACCAACGCTCGAGGAAGCCCTCGGCACCCCGGCCTTCCTTGCGGTCTACGCGGTCGCCGGGCTCACCGGCTCGCTGGCGTCTGCCTGGTTTCACCAGCAGAGCCCGGTGATCTCAGCGGGGGCCTCGGGCGCCCTGTTCGGACTGTTCGGCGCCGTGGCCTGGCTGGTGTACGCTCGACGCAACCGCATCGCGCCGGAGGACCGCGCCCGCGTCATTCGCTCGATGCTCGCGCCCATCGTGATCAACCTGGTCATCGGTGCTGGCGCAGGCTTCGACAACGCCGCGCACGTAGGCGGCCTGGTGGGCGGCACCCTGGTGGCCATGCTGCTCATCGCGCCCGCAGTACACCCGCTGCTCGGGAACGAGTTGGTCTCGACGATTCTCCTCACCATCGGAGCGATGCCCTTTGCCAACGAGGCCTGGGTGGCCTATCGTGCCTGGAAGATGTACAGCTTCATGCAGTAG